A region from the Deinococcus sp. KSM4-11 genome encodes:
- a CDS encoding EAL domain-containing protein, with amino-acid sequence MPVPTSTTALQSALSDLLRMHAPQATLLASIGEEVLRVRADATANVIGADLVPPDDWFERGEMTWLTRDGALLGLLWSEDGQVPVTAVQVLTMLLAAARVDGANREAEVLVTQLPMATAWLSADLMFRRVSRPFLELFGLTDAQLVGRHLAQVFPDRPGLHSGLTQAAAGRSVRLTDERLERGGTVTWVRGEARSYFGGASAGVMLTLQDVTGEYDRASRVAALLDTDLPSALLTDTGIVLNASQGLLELCLPSASAAPGAPLWAWPCFADLPSEAVRDLVKLAATGGSARADVILANGERLPLSVRRTSEPGLLVAEGHSARRDGQVPSGMIGQVLAQSEDATVLIDASGRAQLVSDRAAQLLGVEASRLVGLGLTRVLGELGVRTFTTEGDPLVLPDWRDLTLPMKRELLLTLPDGGLRHMEVRAAALDAEAGSVLLTLRDLTALRRAQAKVRHNARHDSLTGLLNRVGLREAMTTHASVKGGLGTVACLDIDGFGSLNAALGRTAGDRLLIQAAARLHDLATAQGGSAARLTDDTFVLVLPGLDAAGATLAVQDTLSAPLRAGQRDVPLTYALGLVTPRATPAPDAALGDAEIAMQHAKRQGRAQVRAYDPGMRAQVARAFELEEALRGAVAGEQFTLLYQPVTDLKTSRALGAESLLRWNHPALGVLPPSQFLPLAGHSDLITQVSEWVVEHALSGRQTIRTALPERFGAWQVSVNLGLEELRRSAGLGRLQALLREHGSPDIEVAAGSLIDHSQETLGLLEQLRTLGAHLSVDDFGDGASSLSALTRFPLSAVKLHPTLTARLPGDQRSVALVQGTIDLAHRLGLRVVAVGVETSEQLEILAAMGCDAAQGYAICPPLALPDLLKWLQAH; translated from the coding sequence ATGCCAGTTCCCACATCCACCACCGCCCTGCAATCCGCCCTGAGCGACCTGCTGCGCATGCACGCTCCCCAGGCCACCCTTCTCGCGTCCATCGGAGAGGAGGTTCTGCGGGTACGGGCGGACGCCACGGCCAACGTGATCGGCGCCGACCTGGTGCCGCCGGACGACTGGTTCGAGCGTGGCGAGATGACCTGGCTCACCCGCGACGGGGCGCTGCTGGGCCTGCTGTGGAGCGAGGACGGGCAGGTGCCGGTCACGGCGGTGCAGGTGTTGACCATGCTGCTCGCGGCGGCGCGTGTGGACGGCGCGAACCGCGAGGCGGAGGTGCTCGTCACGCAACTCCCGATGGCGACCGCGTGGCTCAGCGCCGACCTGATGTTCCGCCGGGTCAGCCGGCCCTTCCTGGAACTGTTCGGCCTGACCGACGCGCAGCTCGTGGGCCGCCACCTCGCACAGGTCTTCCCGGATCGGCCCGGGCTGCACTCAGGGCTGACGCAGGCGGCGGCCGGGCGCTCGGTGCGGCTCACGGACGAGCGGCTGGAACGCGGGGGCACGGTCACCTGGGTGCGCGGCGAGGCCCGCTCGTACTTCGGCGGCGCGTCGGCGGGCGTCATGTTGACCCTGCAGGACGTGACCGGCGAGTACGACCGCGCCTCGCGCGTGGCGGCACTGCTCGACACGGACCTGCCGTCGGCGCTGCTCACCGACACGGGCATCGTCCTCAACGCCAGCCAGGGCCTGCTGGAACTGTGTCTGCCCTCGGCCTCGGCCGCGCCGGGCGCTCCGCTGTGGGCGTGGCCGTGCTTCGCGGATCTGCCGTCGGAAGCCGTGCGCGATCTGGTGAAACTCGCCGCGACGGGCGGCTCCGCGCGGGCCGACGTGATCCTGGCCAACGGGGAACGCCTGCCCCTCTCGGTTCGCCGCACGTCCGAACCGGGCCTGCTGGTCGCCGAGGGCCACTCGGCCCGCCGGGACGGGCAGGTGCCGTCCGGCATGATCGGGCAGGTGCTCGCGCAGTCCGAGGACGCCACCGTCCTGATCGACGCTTCCGGCCGCGCGCAGCTCGTCAGCGACCGGGCCGCGCAACTGCTGGGTGTGGAGGCCTCGCGCCTGGTGGGCCTGGGCCTCACGCGGGTGCTGGGGGAACTGGGCGTGCGAACCTTCACCACCGAGGGTGATCCGCTGGTGCTGCCCGACTGGCGCGACCTGACCCTGCCCATGAAACGCGAACTGCTGCTGACGCTGCCCGACGGTGGTCTGCGGCACATGGAAGTGCGGGCCGCCGCGCTCGACGCCGAGGCGGGCAGTGTCCTGCTCACCCTGCGCGACCTGACGGCGCTGCGCCGCGCCCAGGCGAAGGTGCGGCACAACGCCCGCCACGACTCGCTGACCGGCCTGCTCAACCGCGTGGGCCTGCGCGAGGCCATGACCACGCACGCCAGCGTGAAGGGCGGCCTGGGCACCGTCGCCTGCCTGGACATCGACGGGTTCGGCAGTCTGAACGCGGCCCTGGGCCGCACGGCGGGCGACCGCCTGCTGATCCAGGCCGCCGCCCGGCTGCACGACCTGGCCACCGCGCAGGGAGGCAGCGCCGCGCGCCTCACGGACGACACCTTCGTGCTGGTGCTGCCCGGCCTGGACGCTGCCGGAGCCACGCTGGCCGTGCAGGACACCCTGAGCGCCCCCCTGCGTGCCGGTCAGCGCGACGTGCCCCTCACCTACGCGCTGGGCCTGGTCACGCCGCGTGCCACGCCCGCTCCGGACGCCGCCCTGGGCGACGCCGAGATCGCCATGCAGCACGCCAAACGGCAGGGCCGCGCGCAGGTGCGTGCCTACGATCCCGGCATGCGTGCCCAGGTGGCCCGCGCCTTTGAACTCGAGGAGGCCCTGCGCGGCGCGGTTGCGGGCGAGCAGTTCACGCTGCTCTACCAGCCGGTCACCGACCTGAAGACCAGCCGGGCGCTGGGTGCGGAATCCCTGCTGCGCTGGAACCATCCGGCCCTGGGTGTCCTGCCCCCCAGCCAGTTCCTGCCCCTGGCGGGGCACAGCGACCTGATCACGCAGGTCAGCGAGTGGGTCGTCGAGCACGCCCTCAGCGGCCGGCAGACCATCCGCACCGCCCTGCCCGAGCGCTTCGGCGCGTGGCAGGTGAGCGTGAACCTGGGCCTGGAGGAACTGCGCCGCAGCGCTGGCCTGGGCCGTCTGCAGGCGCTGCTGCGGGAGCACGGCTCCCCGGACATCGAGGTGGCCGCCGGCAGCCTGATCGACCACAGCCAGGAGACGCTGGGCCTGCTCGAGCAGCTGCGCACGCTGGGCGCGCACCTGAGCGTGGATGACTTCGGCGACGGCGCGAGCAGCCTCTCGGCCCTCACGCGCTTCCCACTGAGCGCCGTGAAACTCCACCCCACCCTGACCGCCCGTCTGCCCGGCGACCAGCGGTCCGTCGCGCTCGTGCAGGGCACCATCGACCTCGCCCACCGGCTGGGCTTGCGCGTGGTCGCCGTCGGCGTAGAGACCAGCGAGCAGCTGGAGATCCTGGCCGCCATGGGCTGTGACGCCGCCCAGGGCTACGCCATCTGCCCCCCGCTGGCGCTGCCGGATCTGCTCAAGTGGTTGCAGGCCCACTGA
- a CDS encoding cupin domain-containing protein: MGIVTRAEQPVQRLDGRTLQWLAHAQSGAVATALLENVIDPGGAIPLHVHEVEELLVCLEGSGHVQLGEETLAFRAGDTAIVPAGTVHGVRNPGPLPLRMLGFFPTAQPVPEWV; encoded by the coding sequence ATGGGGATCGTGACCAGAGCGGAGCAGCCGGTTCAGCGTCTGGACGGTCGCACCCTCCAGTGGCTGGCCCACGCCCAGAGCGGCGCTGTGGCGACCGCTCTGCTGGAGAATGTCATCGATCCCGGCGGCGCTATTCCACTGCATGTCCATGAGGTCGAGGAACTGCTGGTGTGCCTGGAGGGCAGTGGCCACGTTCAGCTGGGCGAGGAGACCCTGGCCTTCCGGGCGGGCGACACGGCCATCGTTCCAGCGGGAACAGTACACGGAGTTCGGAATCCGGGGCCGCTCCCGCTGCGGATGCTCGGGTTCTTCCCGACGGCCCAGCCGGTCCCCGAATGGGTCTGA